In the Ensifer adhaerens genome, one interval contains:
- a CDS encoding glycosyltransferase family 2 protein: MVEPSHDEIEVALRRGATHYADRPITLSVCDPDNRLGCRPQLAFKRRDRTPGAVFRSFLLDRRGRGRFYGWTPVQLEAVSLLPDIATANASASTEPQIKIRRLSLTEAALLIAFRRTLAFLQIVRLFLAGNRKGAEFRFVRQCDALSAPDYSDWVEAQALAEANETGDDAHTWPRRPRILVSIEGADAAAVAQTRQSLESQTWRDFQEAHPAEIEQVLERGEASDDLLWLRLPAGMRVAPKALERLARPFAFSRDVAVVYCDEDQMDSHGARVAPFFKPAWNEPLARSGWLPLEGALLRLACIPDGVSPECATTPEIVIAMAQVSSGAIMHLPRVLLHQGSSCRRSDRRDTIVQPKRERPAVSVIIPTRDRADLLEACLKGLFENTAPADLDVIVIDNDSAEPATLALFSLYEQSGRIRRIPLAGGFNFSRACNVGVDAARHDLILLLNNDVEPIDCHWLEYLAGELDDPTVGAAGNLLLFPDGFVQHGGVTLGAGTVARHSFHFLDPKGDGDKGLLSQRRDMSAVTAACLLTRKDLWHRLGGMDERKLTVAFNDVDYCLRLREAGLRIVWTPAATMLHRESVSRGADDTPQKLQRFAGEERAMHERWSDTLKADPYYNPNLSLIGEEFVLEAHPRTLAARSSA, translated from the coding sequence ATGGTCGAGCCATCTCATGACGAAATCGAAGTCGCATTGAGGCGTGGCGCCACGCACTATGCGGATCGACCGATCACGCTTTCGGTCTGCGATCCCGACAACCGCCTCGGTTGCCGGCCGCAGCTTGCGTTCAAGCGTCGCGATAGAACCCCTGGTGCGGTCTTCCGTTCCTTCCTGCTCGATCGGCGGGGGCGGGGGCGCTTCTATGGTTGGACGCCGGTGCAGCTTGAGGCAGTGTCATTGCTGCCAGACATCGCGACTGCAAACGCTTCAGCAAGCACAGAGCCGCAGATCAAGATCCGACGTCTGTCTCTCACAGAGGCGGCGCTCCTGATCGCATTCCGTCGTACCCTGGCGTTCTTGCAGATTGTAAGACTGTTCCTCGCGGGCAACAGAAAAGGAGCCGAGTTTCGGTTCGTTCGGCAATGCGACGCCCTTTCCGCCCCCGACTACAGCGATTGGGTCGAAGCCCAAGCGTTGGCGGAGGCGAACGAAACGGGAGATGATGCGCACACGTGGCCGCGAAGGCCGCGGATCCTCGTCTCTATTGAAGGCGCCGATGCAGCCGCGGTTGCGCAGACCAGACAGTCGCTCGAAAGCCAGACGTGGCGAGACTTCCAAGAGGCGCATCCGGCAGAGATCGAACAGGTGTTGGAGCGAGGCGAGGCGAGCGACGACCTCTTATGGCTACGGCTTCCGGCAGGAATGCGCGTCGCCCCAAAGGCCCTGGAGCGATTGGCGCGTCCATTTGCATTCTCTAGGGATGTCGCGGTCGTCTACTGTGACGAAGATCAGATGGACTCCCACGGCGCGCGTGTTGCCCCTTTCTTCAAGCCAGCCTGGAATGAGCCACTCGCCCGCTCCGGATGGCTTCCCCTGGAAGGTGCCCTTCTTCGCCTGGCCTGCATCCCAGATGGCGTTTCTCCGGAATGCGCAACCACACCCGAAATTGTCATCGCGATGGCGCAGGTGTCGTCCGGAGCGATCATGCATCTGCCGAGAGTGCTGCTGCATCAGGGATCATCTTGCCGTCGGAGCGACCGTCGCGACACCATCGTTCAGCCCAAACGCGAGCGCCCTGCCGTCAGCGTCATCATTCCGACGCGCGACAGGGCCGACTTGCTTGAGGCCTGTCTCAAAGGTCTCTTCGAGAACACGGCACCGGCGGACCTTGACGTCATCGTCATCGACAATGATAGCGCCGAACCAGCCACGCTGGCCTTGTTCTCTCTGTATGAGCAGTCGGGACGCATCCGTCGCATACCTCTTGCCGGGGGTTTCAATTTTTCCCGCGCCTGCAATGTCGGCGTCGATGCCGCCCGACATGACCTCATCCTCTTGTTGAACAATGATGTTGAGCCGATTGATTGCCATTGGCTCGAATACCTGGCAGGTGAACTCGATGATCCGACGGTCGGCGCTGCAGGAAATTTGCTGCTGTTTCCGGATGGGTTCGTCCAGCATGGCGGCGTGACGCTCGGTGCAGGGACAGTCGCGCGCCACAGCTTCCACTTTCTCGACCCGAAGGGCGACGGTGACAAAGGGCTTCTGAGCCAACGTCGTGATATGTCGGCCGTGACCGCGGCCTGTCTGTTGACACGCAAGGATCTATGGCACCGCCTCGGCGGCATGGACGAGCGGAAGCTGACAGTTGCGTTCAACGATGTGGACTACTGCCTGAGACTACGAGAAGCAGGCTTGCGTATTGTGTGGACGCCGGCGGCGACGATGTTGCATAGAGAGAGCGTCTCGCGCGGCGCCGACGATACGCCGCAGAAGCTTCAGCGCTTTGCGGGGGAGGAGCGAGCCATGCATGAGCGCTGGAGCGATACGTTGAAAGCCGACCCCTACTACAACCCGAACCTCTCGCTCATTGGCGAAGAATTCGTTCTCGAAGCGCATCCGAGAACTCTTGCCGCGAGGTCGAGCGCTTGA
- a CDS encoding sterol desaturase family protein produces the protein MSVLLEDSLTFVALLGVIYAATVLVYFILGYCITWLNDRNPHRRIQKGRRGEKRKAIEIRQSMASILVTCTSVAIGLFAQHQGWTLFSPWDFSWWTAVPLFVLCMVLFDAWFYFAHRLLHTKAFYKYHLLHHRSVAPTVWSNDSIGLVDTALSQGYYAVITFLVPFPPIILLAHRLFDQINGTFGHAGFEYFASRTARHPWPMLCTTYHDQHHAEFKYNYANYFSFWDRLMGTVAPNYDRRVEAFEGEAPALNLRRASNVTGAAETSAAD, from the coding sequence TTGAGCGTTCTTCTCGAGGACAGCCTCACCTTTGTTGCCTTGCTGGGCGTCATCTACGCGGCAACGGTGCTGGTCTATTTCATTCTTGGCTATTGCATCACCTGGCTCAACGACCGCAATCCCCATCGTCGCATCCAGAAGGGGCGACGCGGGGAGAAGCGCAAGGCCATCGAAATCCGCCAGAGCATGGCCTCGATCCTTGTCACCTGCACGTCCGTCGCAATCGGCCTCTTCGCACAGCACCAGGGCTGGACCTTGTTTTCGCCCTGGGATTTCAGCTGGTGGACGGCCGTCCCGCTCTTCGTGCTCTGCATGGTGCTGTTCGACGCCTGGTTCTACTTTGCCCACCGGCTGCTGCACACCAAGGCCTTCTACAAGTATCACCTGCTCCATCATCGAAGCGTCGCGCCGACTGTGTGGAGCAACGATTCGATTGGTCTTGTGGATACGGCGTTGTCGCAGGGCTATTACGCCGTGATCACCTTCCTGGTGCCGTTCCCGCCGATCATTCTTCTGGCGCACCGGCTGTTCGACCAGATCAACGGCACCTTCGGCCACGCGGGCTTCGAATATTTCGCCTCACGTACCGCACGACACCCTTGGCCGATGCTTTGCACGACCTATCACGACCAGCACCACGCCGAGTTCAAATACAACTATGCGAACTATTTTTCGTTCTGGGACCGCCTGATGGGAACGGTCGCGCCGAACTATGATCGGCGGGTGGAGGCGTTTGAAGGTGAGGCGCCGGCGCTCAATTTGCGTAGGGCGTCGAACGTGACGGGAGCGGCTGAGACCTCCGCTGCCGACTAA
- a CDS encoding 3-methyl-2-oxobutanoate hydroxymethyltransferase, protein MKSRRPTVADLLSMKGKRQLTMLRVETLNEAEAAEAAGIDLVSVPPALLGPQFREAAPTCFAFPGLEYGDYVSAEEYIRAAFKALKAGGDAVYCAAGLSTVRRMREEGIPVCGHVGLIPSKATWTGGFRAVGKTAASAVDIWRQVKALEAAGAFAAEIEVVPGDVAAAISARTSMLMLSMGAGAGCDAQYLFADDVLGSNRGHVPRHAKTYRNFAAENDRLQRERIGAFTEFAEDVRSGAYPEQRHLVSIDQSELKAFLTELERN, encoded by the coding sequence ATGAAAAGCCGCCGCCCGACTGTTGCCGACCTCCTTTCGATGAAGGGCAAGCGGCAGCTCACTATGTTGCGTGTTGAAACGCTCAACGAGGCAGAAGCGGCCGAGGCAGCCGGCATAGACCTCGTTTCCGTACCGCCAGCGCTTTTGGGGCCGCAGTTTCGCGAAGCGGCGCCGACCTGTTTTGCGTTTCCCGGTCTCGAATATGGCGACTACGTTTCGGCGGAAGAATACATCCGGGCGGCATTCAAGGCGCTGAAGGCCGGCGGCGATGCCGTCTATTGCGCCGCGGGCCTTTCGACCGTTCGGCGCATGCGGGAGGAGGGTATTCCGGTTTGCGGCCATGTCGGCCTTATTCCCTCCAAGGCCACCTGGACCGGTGGGTTTAGGGCCGTCGGCAAGACGGCGGCAAGCGCGGTCGATATCTGGAGGCAGGTAAAGGCGCTGGAAGCGGCTGGAGCCTTTGCCGCCGAAATTGAGGTCGTTCCCGGCGACGTCGCAGCGGCAATCAGTGCCCGAACCTCCATGCTGATGCTGTCGATGGGGGCGGGGGCAGGCTGCGACGCCCAATATCTGTTTGCCGACGACGTGCTCGGCAGCAACCGTGGCCACGTGCCGCGCCACGCCAAGACCTACCGCAACTTCGCTGCGGAAAATGATCGCCTTCAGCGGGAACGGATTGGGGCGTTTACCGAATTTGCCGAAGACGTTCGATCGGGCGCCTATCCGGAGCAGCGGCATCTCGTGAGCATTGATCAAAGCGAGTTGAAGGCGTTCCTGACGGAGCTGGAACGCAATTAG
- a CDS encoding NAD(P)/FAD-dependent oxidoreductase — protein MGGIVIVGAGECGARAAFALREKGCQGSITLIGAEPYLPYERPPLSKDGLRHEVQPKYVADAERYATSGIDVRTDTPVKAIDRVAKRVELLDGGSIPYGRLLLATGARARTIPGIDDVSRRVRTLRTHVDAEEIRRELLPGRKLAIIGGGFIGLELAATARGLGADVVLIEGLPRILSRGVPAEIATIVADRHSTEGVDIRCHTKIDQIDADESSVRITLANGQSVDADFLVVGIGAAPNTELAEAAGLMVDNGIAVDAKLRTSDPDIFAAGDCCSYPLCHYGDRRVRLEAWRNAQDQGTLVAGNLLGAEETITSVPWFWSDQYDLTLQIAGLADGASVTVRRDLADGAFILFHLDDTGRLLAASGIGHGNAVARDIRLAEMLIAAGKRPDPQALVSPETKLKALLAA, from the coding sequence ATGGGTGGAATAGTCATCGTTGGCGCCGGCGAATGTGGCGCGAGAGCCGCCTTCGCCCTGCGGGAAAAGGGCTGCCAAGGGTCAATCACGTTGATCGGTGCTGAGCCGTATCTTCCCTATGAAAGGCCGCCGCTTTCGAAGGACGGTCTCCGTCACGAGGTTCAACCGAAATATGTTGCGGACGCCGAGCGCTATGCAACCTCGGGGATCGACGTGCGGACCGACACGCCAGTCAAGGCAATCGACCGTGTCGCCAAGCGCGTCGAACTCCTCGACGGAGGCAGCATCCCTTACGGCCGACTGTTGCTGGCCACCGGCGCACGAGCACGGACGATCCCCGGAATCGACGATGTGTCGCGCCGCGTCCGAACGCTCAGAACCCACGTGGACGCCGAGGAGATCCGCCGCGAGCTTCTGCCCGGTCGGAAGCTTGCCATCATCGGCGGCGGATTCATTGGCCTCGAACTCGCGGCAACGGCACGCGGACTCGGAGCTGACGTCGTCCTGATCGAAGGGCTGCCCCGGATCCTTTCGCGCGGCGTGCCGGCCGAGATCGCAACCATCGTCGCCGACCGCCACAGCACCGAAGGCGTTGACATACGTTGCCATACGAAAATCGATCAAATCGACGCTGATGAAAGCAGTGTGCGTATAACACTTGCGAACGGGCAATCGGTCGACGCCGATTTCCTGGTCGTTGGCATTGGTGCCGCGCCGAATACGGAACTGGCAGAAGCCGCCGGCCTCATGGTCGACAATGGTATCGCCGTGGATGCGAAGCTCCGGACCTCGGATCCCGATATATTCGCTGCAGGTGATTGCTGCTCCTATCCGCTTTGTCACTATGGCGATCGCCGGGTCCGCCTCGAAGCCTGGCGAAATGCACAGGACCAGGGAACGCTGGTCGCCGGCAATCTGCTTGGCGCCGAAGAGACGATCACCAGCGTGCCGTGGTTCTGGTCCGACCAATATGACCTGACATTGCAGATTGCCGGCCTTGCCGATGGCGCGTCGGTGACGGTGCGGCGCGATCTCGCAGACGGCGCCTTCATTCTATTCCATCTCGACGATACCGGCCGCCTGCTGGCCGCCTCCGGAATCGGGCACGGCAATGCGGTCGCGCGCGATATCCGGTTGGCGGAAATGTTGATCGCGGCCGGAAAACGACCCGATCCCCAGGCGCTCGTTTCACCGGAAACCAAACTCAAGGCCTTGCTCGCCGCATAG